Proteins from a single region of Flavobacterium sp. K5-23:
- a CDS encoding biliverdin-producing heme oxygenase — MIHEKLKKETTLLHRNVERNSMLKRVMDPNLTVDYYSIIIEKFYHFHQEIETQLVKFNNQHKLITDLDNRLKCDFLEADIVELNIVKTNLPKRYIEINTAEDFFGVLYVIEGSTLGGQYIIPKLNVSLPELKHSYYNGFGDETRNLWLTFINQLTSTQDALNHEEVVKSANLTFSTLIELFKE; from the coding sequence ATGATACACGAAAAATTAAAAAAAGAAACAACCTTACTACATCGTAATGTTGAACGTAATTCGATGTTAAAAAGAGTAATGGATCCAAATTTAACGGTAGATTATTATTCCATAATTATAGAAAAATTTTATCATTTTCATCAAGAAATTGAAACTCAATTAGTGAAATTTAATAATCAGCATAAACTTATAACCGACTTAGATAACCGACTTAAATGTGATTTTCTTGAAGCTGATATTGTAGAATTAAATATTGTTAAAACTAATTTACCTAAAAGATATATAGAAATAAATACGGCCGAAGATTTTTTTGGTGTATTGTATGTAATCGAAGGCTCTACATTAGGAGGACAATATATTATTCCAAAATTAAATGTATCACTGCCAGAATTAAAGCATTCATACTATAATGGATTTGGGGATGAAACTAGAAATTTATGGCTAACATTTATTAATCAATTGACATCTACACAAGACGCCCTTAATCATGAAGAAGTTGTAAAAAGTGCAAATTTGACCTTTTCAACCTTAATTGAATTGTTTAAAGAATAA
- a CDS encoding DoxX family membrane protein produces MKIATLIIRTMLGLLFLYTSVSYFFHLAPEPATTGEFKAFQVGLVASTYLLPLAKAIELLCGLSFVTGKYMTLANLMIFPVTLNILLINYFLTPDNLPIAIFVFVGNIFLIFTHWENYKGLFKAE; encoded by the coding sequence ATGAAAATCGCAACCCTCATTATCCGAACCATGCTTGGTCTTTTGTTTCTTTATACTTCCGTTAGTTATTTCTTTCACCTAGCGCCAGAACCAGCAACAACAGGAGAATTCAAGGCATTTCAAGTTGGCTTAGTAGCTTCTACTTATTTGCTACCGTTAGCAAAAGCAATTGAGTTACTATGTGGTCTTTCCTTTGTCACTGGAAAATACATGACTTTAGCGAATCTTATGATTTTTCCGGTTACTTTGAATATTTTATTGATTAACTATTTCTTGACACCAGACAACCTACCTATTGCCATATTTGTATTCGTAGGTAATATCTTTTTAATCTTCACTCATTGGGAAAACTACAAAGGTCTTTTCAAAGCAGAATAA
- a CDS encoding hybrid sensor histidine kinase/response regulator, translating to MKNGFSTYCTQYGVIKEIIHDGVGILVLDKSFLTLVEKSSMGKFFSFLKELNDKRSAIGWEVNFEFINNEYHTYYIAGIKNDNDTLTIIGSTENRSTRKFYEDLMLINNEQANNIRLLLKNDNKKDQSIKKTNKSFDELTKLNNEMANLQRELIRKNNLLDTANSKLEELDILKNNFLGMAAHDLRNPLSFIQNYSEILLNESSTIKEGEKEQILTDIHKSSLMMLSIVNDFLDVSKIESGKLDLNISKVDLIEIIKASIESNNFIALKKEIKLDFHSVMKSFIIDVDSNKILQILNNLISNAIKYSHSITNVDINCIMNENEILIEVIDQGQGIPSSELKNIFNAFTITSVKSTANEKSTGLGLSIVEKIVKAHGGECGVKSEVGVGSVFWFTIPFKDEQLNNNTVIEKVYEGNSYDCLNGKVVLIVDDDNLMRKLEERIFLNQNCEVLIACNGLEAIEIINKRDKIDFILMDYLMPIMNGIEATLEIRKKYSQYELPIFGLTGLSEVEVKNELIAAGMNDVLVKPIKKDQIIESLLKLVLNG from the coding sequence ATGAAAAACGGATTTTCTACATATTGTACACAATACGGCGTAATAAAAGAAATCATTCATGATGGTGTTGGTATTTTAGTTCTAGACAAATCTTTTTTGACTTTAGTAGAGAAATCAAGCATGGGCAAATTTTTTTCCTTTTTAAAAGAATTAAATGATAAAAGAAGTGCTATTGGATGGGAAGTTAATTTTGAATTTATAAACAACGAGTATCACACCTATTATATAGCAGGGATAAAAAATGATAATGATACCCTAACTATTATAGGTTCTACAGAAAATAGGAGTACACGTAAATTTTACGAGGACTTAATGTTGATAAATAATGAACAAGCAAATAACATTCGTTTGTTATTAAAAAATGATAATAAAAAAGACCAATCAATAAAAAAGACCAATAAATCATTTGATGAGTTGACAAAGTTAAATAATGAGATGGCAAATCTTCAAAGGGAACTCATCAGAAAAAATAACTTATTAGATACAGCTAATAGCAAACTGGAAGAATTAGATATTTTGAAAAATAATTTTTTAGGAATGGCAGCTCATGATCTTAGAAATCCACTTTCTTTTATTCAAAATTATAGTGAGATTCTTCTGAATGAATCAAGTACAATAAAAGAAGGTGAAAAGGAACAGATATTGACAGATATTCATAAATCAAGTTTAATGATGTTGAGTATTGTAAATGATTTTTTGGATGTAAGTAAAATTGAATCTGGTAAATTAGATTTAAATATATCAAAGGTTGATTTAATTGAGATTATAAAAGCAAGTATTGAATCTAATAATTTTATTGCTTTAAAGAAGGAGATAAAATTAGATTTTCATAGTGTTATGAAATCTTTTATTATTGATGTAGATTCTAATAAAATTCTTCAAATATTGAATAATTTAATTTCAAATGCTATAAAATATTCACATTCTATTACTAATGTTGATATAAATTGTATTATGAATGAGAATGAAATATTAATTGAAGTTATTGACCAGGGCCAAGGTATTCCTTCGTCTGAATTAAAAAACATATTTAATGCCTTTACTATTACAAGTGTAAAGTCGACGGCTAATGAGAAAAGTACGGGGTTAGGATTGTCAATAGTAGAAAAAATTGTTAAGGCGCATGGAGGTGAATGTGGGGTAAAAAGTGAAGTTGGAGTTGGATCTGTATTTTGGTTTACAATTCCTTTTAAAGATGAGCAGCTTAATAATAATACGGTAATTGAAAAAGTTTACGAAGGAAATAGTTACGATTGTTTAAATGGAAAAGTAGTTTTAATTGTTGATGATGATAATTTAATGAGAAAATTGGAAGAAAGAATTTTCTTGAATCAAAATTGTGAGGTGCTTATTGCTTGCAATGGACTTGAAGCTATTGAAATTATTAATAAAAGAGATAAAATAGATTTTATATTAATGGACTATTTAATGCCTATTATGAATGGTATAGAAGCTACTCTTGAAATTAGAAAAAAATATTCTCAATATGAATTACCTATATTTGGATTAACCGGTTTGTCAGAAGTTGAAGTAAAAAATGAATTGATAGCAGCAGGAATGAATGACGTGCTTGTTAAACCTATTAAAAAAGATCAAATAATTGAATCACTTCTTAAATTAGTTTTAAATGGATAA
- a CDS encoding Lrp/AsnC family transcriptional regulator: MTLDAIDKKLLLLLQTDSKKTTKELSLKLNLSVTAVYERVKKLEREGIIDKYVVLLNKSKVEKGFVVFCHLKLIQHTREFLTNFESEVVKLKEVLECHHVSGDYDYILKIVVKDMEAYREFLVTKLTTLQHIGSTQSTFMINEVKNTTVLEV, encoded by the coding sequence ATGACCTTAGATGCCATCGATAAAAAACTGTTATTATTATTACAAACCGATAGTAAGAAAACCACAAAAGAACTTTCTTTAAAGTTAAATCTTTCGGTTACTGCAGTTTATGAACGTGTTAAAAAGTTGGAACGAGAAGGGATTATTGATAAATATGTAGTGTTGCTCAACAAATCAAAAGTAGAGAAAGGGTTTGTGGTTTTCTGTCATTTAAAACTGATTCAGCACACTAGAGAATTTTTGACCAATTTTGAAAGCGAGGTAGTCAAGCTAAAAGAAGTTTTAGAATGCCACCACGTAAGCGGTGATTATGATTATATCCTGAAGATTGTGGTAAAAGATATGGAGGCTTATAGAGAATTCCTGGTTACTAAATTGACCACCTTACAACACATTGGAAGTACTCAAAGTACCTTTATGATTAATGAAGTTAAAAACACTACAGTTCTGGAAGTATAG
- a CDS encoding aminotransferase class I/II-fold pyridoxal phosphate-dependent enzyme gives MKFNPADNIQDLQYFGEFGGVNPSISDSSTYTFLSAKTMFDTFEGNMEGCYLYSRHSSPSNLYLDQALAAMEGTETANVSASGMGAITPTLLQLCGAGDHIVSSRTIYGGTYAFLKNFAPRLGVKTTFVDITKLDVVEAAITADTKVLYCETVSNPLLEVADIAGLSKIAKKHNLKLVVDNTFSPLSVTPIKLGADIVIHSLTKYINGSSDTVGGVTCASQEFINDLKNVNSGASMLLGPTMDSMRSASVMKNLRTLHLRIKQHSYNAAYLAERFEKDGLKTVYPGLASHPSHKLYASMINPEYGFGGMMTVDAGSLAKANELMELMQKRNLGYLAVSLGFYKTLFSAPGSSTSSEIPMEEQVEMGLTDGLIRFSIGLDNNIERTYEMMKACMLEIGVL, from the coding sequence ATGAAATTCAATCCCGCAGACAATATTCAAGACTTACAGTATTTTGGTGAATTTGGTGGTGTAAACCCATCTATTTCAGACTCATCAACTTATACTTTCCTTTCGGCAAAAACGATGTTTGATACCTTTGAAGGAAATATGGAAGGTTGTTACTTGTATTCTCGTCACTCCTCTCCTAGTAATTTATATTTAGACCAAGCACTTGCTGCTATGGAAGGAACAGAAACTGCTAATGTATCAGCATCTGGTATGGGAGCTATCACACCTACATTACTACAATTGTGTGGTGCAGGTGATCATATTGTTTCCAGTAGAACGATCTACGGCGGAACATATGCTTTCTTGAAAAATTTTGCACCAAGATTAGGTGTAAAAACAACTTTTGTAGACATCACAAAACTTGACGTAGTGGAAGCTGCTATCACGGCTGACACAAAAGTGCTATACTGTGAAACAGTAAGTAATCCATTGCTTGAAGTGGCTGATATTGCTGGTCTATCTAAAATAGCAAAAAAACACAATCTGAAATTGGTTGTTGATAATACATTCTCACCGTTATCAGTTACTCCAATAAAATTGGGAGCTGATATCGTGATTCATAGTTTAACAAAATACATCAACGGAAGTAGTGATACTGTAGGTGGTGTAACTTGTGCGTCACAAGAATTTATCAATGACTTGAAAAATGTAAATAGTGGTGCCAGTATGTTATTAGGACCTACGATGGACAGTATGCGTTCAGCAAGTGTGATGAAAAATTTACGTACGCTACACCTTAGAATCAAACAACACAGTTATAATGCTGCTTATCTAGCAGAGCGTTTTGAAAAGGACGGACTAAAAACAGTTTACCCAGGTTTAGCAAGTCATCCAAGTCATAAATTATATGCTTCAATGATAAATCCAGAATATGGTTTTGGAGGTATGATGACTGTCGATGCAGGTTCTTTAGCGAAAGCCAATGAATTAATGGAATTGATGCAAAAACGTAATTTGGGTTACTTAGCGGTAAGCTTAGGTTTCTACAAGACTTTGTTTAGTGCTCCGGGAAGTTCAACTTCAAGCGAAATTCCTATGGAAGAACAAGTAGAAATGGGATTAACTGATGGATTAATTCGTTTCTCTATAGGTTTAGACAACAATATCGAAAGAACATACGAAATGATGAAGGCTTGTATGCTGGAAATTGGAGTACTATAA
- the tilS gene encoding tRNA lysidine(34) synthetase TilS, translating into MQTKFENHISNNFSFLNGKKLLLATSGGLDSMVMVHLFQSLNCEMALAHCNFQLRGLESFGDQNFVQEYAETNDIPLFVTQFDTQAFANDYKLSTQVAARDLRYNWFYELLETENYDYVLTAHHADDNIETFLINLSRGTGLEGLLGIPEQNDKIIRPLLPFSRYDIANYAEENNIEWREDSSNASDKYLRNKIRHDLVPLLKELNPQFIDSFQKTQSYLQESQAMVEDASIMVYQQVAKQEGEAIYFDLNQLIRLPNYESYLYQWLKEFGFSAWDDIYNLVESQSGKQVFSAEFRLLKDREFIILSPINFEEEQSEYFIEKEVTEVNIPLKLILSKVSDISLTANTTIFVDEDKLEFPLVLRRWNEGDYFQPFGMEGKSKKLSKLFKDEKLSLLEKENVWILCSNNTIVWVVGLRQDNRFRIENTTKNTTKNILKIQLE; encoded by the coding sequence ATGCAAACTAAATTCGAAAATCATATTTCCAATAATTTTTCGTTTCTAAATGGAAAAAAACTCCTTTTAGCGACTAGCGGTGGCCTTGACAGTATGGTTATGGTGCACTTGTTCCAGAGTTTGAATTGCGAAATGGCGCTTGCCCATTGTAATTTTCAACTTCGTGGGCTGGAGAGTTTTGGGGATCAGAATTTTGTTCAGGAATATGCTGAAACAAATGACATTCCGCTTTTTGTTACCCAATTTGATACTCAGGCTTTCGCCAATGATTATAAACTTTCCACCCAAGTTGCCGCACGTGATTTACGATACAACTGGTTTTACGAGCTTCTTGAAACTGAAAATTATGATTATGTACTCACAGCACATCACGCAGATGACAATATCGAAACCTTTCTTATTAATTTAAGTCGGGGAACTGGTTTAGAAGGATTGCTTGGAATTCCTGAACAAAATGATAAAATCATCCGACCCTTATTGCCTTTTTCTCGTTATGATATTGCAAATTATGCTGAGGAGAATAATATAGAGTGGAGAGAAGACAGCAGTAACGCCTCCGATAAATATTTACGAAATAAAATTCGGCACGACTTAGTTCCTTTATTAAAAGAACTCAATCCGCAGTTTATAGATTCTTTCCAGAAAACCCAATCGTACCTTCAGGAATCTCAAGCTATGGTAGAGGATGCCTCAATTATGGTGTATCAGCAGGTAGCAAAACAAGAAGGGGAAGCAATTTATTTTGACCTAAATCAATTGATAAGATTGCCTAATTATGAATCTTATTTATACCAATGGTTGAAGGAATTTGGTTTTTCAGCTTGGGATGATATTTATAATTTGGTCGAAAGTCAGTCTGGCAAGCAAGTGTTTTCGGCAGAATTCAGATTACTGAAAGACAGAGAATTCATAATCTTGAGCCCGATAAATTTTGAAGAGGAGCAATCGGAATATTTTATTGAAAAAGAAGTTACAGAAGTTAATATTCCCTTAAAACTTATATTAAGTAAGGTATCTGACATTTCATTAACTGCAAATACAACTATATTTGTCGATGAAGATAAGTTGGAATTTCCATTAGTTTTGCGTCGCTGGAATGAAGGTGATTATTTTCAACCTTTTGGAATGGAAGGAAAATCTAAAAAACTGAGCAAACTTTTCAAAGATGAGAAATTATCTCTATTAGAAAAAGAAAACGTTTGGATTTTATGTTCCAATAATACAATTGTTTGGGTAGTTGGGCTCAGACAGGATAACCGATTTAGAATAGAAAACACAACAAAAAACACAACAAAAAACATATTAAAAATACAATTAGAATAA
- the lpdA gene encoding dihydrolipoyl dehydrogenase — protein sequence MSSFDVVIIGSGPGGYVSAIRCAQLGFKTAIIEKYSTLGGTCLNVGCIPSKALLSSSHHFAEIKHFADHGIEVTGEVKVNLEKMIARKKAVVDQTSGGINYLMDKNKVTVFNGLGSFVDATHVAIAKEDGTTETIEGKNIIIATGSKPSSLPFIKIDKDRIITSTEALSLKEVPKHLVIIGGGVIGIELGQVYLRLGAQVSVVEFMDRIIPGMDSSLSKELTKVLKKQGMKFYVSHKVQSVERNGDAVTVQAENAKGETITLEGDYALVSVGRRPYTDGLNADKAGVKISDRGQVEVNDHLQTSASNIYAIGDVVRGAMLAHKAEEEGTMVAEILAGQKPHIDYNLIPGVVYTWPEVAAVGQTEEQLKASGTEYKVGSFPFKALGRARASGDLDGFVKILADAKTDEVLGVHMIGARTADLIAEAVVAMEFKASAEDISRMSHAHPTFAEAIKEAALAATDNRALHV from the coding sequence ATGAGTTCATTTGACGTAGTCATTATTGGTTCAGGACCAGGAGGATATGTATCAGCTATTCGTTGTGCACAACTGGGTTTCAAAACAGCAATTATCGAAAAATATTCAACTCTAGGAGGAACATGTCTTAATGTAGGATGTATTCCATCTAAAGCATTGTTGTCCTCTTCTCACCATTTTGCTGAAATTAAACATTTTGCTGATCACGGAATTGAAGTTACTGGTGAAGTAAAAGTTAACTTAGAGAAAATGATTGCTCGTAAGAAAGCAGTTGTGGATCAAACTTCAGGTGGAATCAATTACTTAATGGATAAAAATAAAGTAACTGTTTTCAATGGTTTAGGTTCGTTTGTAGATGCAACTCACGTTGCTATTGCAAAAGAAGATGGAACAACTGAAACTATTGAAGGTAAAAATATCATTATTGCAACAGGTTCTAAGCCTTCTTCATTGCCTTTTATCAAAATTGACAAAGACAGAATTATCACTTCAACTGAAGCATTAAGCTTGAAAGAAGTGCCTAAGCACCTTGTTATTATTGGTGGAGGTGTAATTGGAATTGAATTAGGACAAGTATATCTACGTTTAGGTGCGCAAGTATCTGTAGTGGAATTTATGGATCGTATCATTCCTGGAATGGACAGTTCATTGTCTAAAGAATTGACTAAAGTATTGAAGAAACAAGGAATGAAATTCTATGTTTCTCATAAAGTACAGTCGGTTGAAAGAAACGGAGATGCAGTTACAGTTCAGGCTGAAAACGCAAAAGGAGAAACAATCACTCTTGAAGGAGATTATGCATTAGTTTCTGTAGGGCGTCGTCCATACACTGACGGATTGAATGCAGATAAAGCTGGAGTAAAAATATCTGATAGAGGACAAGTAGAAGTAAACGATCATTTGCAAACTTCGGCTTCTAATATTTATGCAATTGGCGATGTAGTTCGTGGAGCAATGTTAGCACACAAAGCGGAAGAAGAAGGAACTATGGTTGCTGAAATCTTAGCGGGACAAAAACCACATATCGATTATAACTTGATTCCTGGAGTTGTTTATACTTGGCCAGAAGTGGCTGCAGTAGGGCAAACAGAAGAGCAATTAAAAGCTTCTGGAACAGAATATAAAGTGGGAAGTTTTCCTTTCAAAGCTTTAGGTCGTGCTAGAGCAAGTGGAGATTTAGATGGTTTTGTAAAAATCCTTGCTGACGCAAAAACCGATGAGGTTCTTGGAGTTCATATGATTGGAGCCAGAACTGCGGATTTAATTGCTGAAGCAGTTGTTGCAATGGAATTCAAAGCATCTGCTGAAGATATTTCTAGAATGTCACACGCACATCCTACATTTGCGGAAGCGATAAAAGAAGCGGCATTAGCAGCTACTGACAATAGAGCATTACACGTATAG
- a CDS encoding B12-binding domain-containing protein (Presence of a B(12) (cobalamin)-binding domain implies dependence on cobalamin itself, in one of its several forms, or in some unusual lineages, dependence on a cobalamin-like analog.), with product MEEVVNTTYSSLQNIFLFDVSKEEQCKFDIYFALELLQTKDKVLITVGSLWIESIFQALNFDKNVHSSLFLNLELNLKVTHPDLAKLAVLAANVTVLSVGEYINREETLINNITNWHIKLFSKIDKSAIPQYLNSMKNDGQKHIDFIYESKENESLEIFVAYCSWVNSVLSSLKVETISLVRFLNTIKIFMNIQLIEEPFVYDIFINEGISSLLKQKNNDILMNDFTEPIHSEYLKLLLKGERQKAGILIHKLLDDGMDIKTIYLKIFQESQYEIGRLWEKNEISVAQEHYCTATTQMIMSQLYPKIFKENSLNKNIVATCVGDELHEIGVRIVADFLEMEGWNTYYLGANTPIIAIIEAIEEYKVDILAISVTMVPHVKNAKELIQEIREKSSREVKILVGGYPFHIDENLWIKIGADGFSKSAIDVHNTAIKLLKAI from the coding sequence TGATGTTTCAAAAGAAGAGCAATGTAAATTTGATATTTATTTTGCATTAGAATTATTGCAAACAAAAGACAAAGTATTAATTACAGTTGGAAGTCTGTGGATTGAATCTATTTTTCAAGCTCTTAATTTTGATAAAAATGTGCATTCCTCTTTATTTTTGAATTTAGAACTAAACTTAAAAGTAACACATCCAGATCTTGCAAAACTTGCAGTCTTAGCCGCAAATGTTACGGTATTATCCGTTGGGGAGTATATAAATAGAGAAGAGACTCTTATAAATAATATTACGAATTGGCATATTAAGTTGTTTTCTAAAATTGATAAAAGTGCGATTCCTCAGTATTTAAATAGCATGAAAAATGACGGACAGAAACATATTGATTTTATATATGAATCTAAAGAAAATGAAAGCTTAGAAATATTTGTAGCATATTGTAGTTGGGTTAATTCAGTGCTTTCTTCGTTAAAAGTCGAAACAATTAGCTTAGTTAGATTTTTAAATACCATTAAAATTTTTATGAATATTCAATTAATAGAAGAACCTTTTGTTTATGATATTTTTATTAATGAGGGGATAAGTTCTCTATTAAAACAAAAAAATAATGATATTTTGATGAATGATTTTACTGAGCCAATACATAGTGAATATTTGAAATTACTTCTAAAAGGAGAACGACAAAAAGCGGGTATTTTGATTCATAAATTATTAGATGATGGAATGGATATTAAAACTATTTATTTGAAAATTTTTCAAGAATCTCAATACGAAATAGGGCGGCTTTGGGAAAAAAACGAAATTTCGGTTGCACAAGAACATTATTGTACAGCGACAACCCAAATGATTATGTCTCAATTATATCCTAAAATCTTTAAAGAGAATAGTCTAAATAAAAATATTGTTGCGACATGTGTAGGTGACGAATTACACGAAATTGGAGTGAGAATTGTTGCAGATTTCTTAGAAATGGAAGGCTGGAATACATACTATTTAGGCGCAAACACACCGATTATTGCTATTATAGAAGCTATTGAAGAATATAAGGTTGATATCCTTGCGATTTCGGTAACGATGGTTCCACATGTTAAAAATGCCAAAGAATTAATCCAGGAAATAAGAGAAAAATCATCACGAGAAGTAAAAATTTTAGTTGGTGGATATCCTTTTCATATTGATGAAAATTTATGGATAAAAATAGGTGCTGATGGATTTTCAAAATCAGCGATTGATGTTCATAATACAGCAATTAAATTATTAAAAGCTATTTAA
- a CDS encoding anthranilate synthase component I family protein, producing MRTSVYKQISEPKLFKDQLLYWSQQYREIIFLDSNDYPQEYSNYDCILAVDAFTSIKTDYHNAFEDLKQYQQITKDWLFGYLAYDLKNDLEVLNSNNFDGLYFPDLFFFQPKKILLLKGNQLEIQYLNMCDDELEEDFEDILKQKTNSDFQQSSIAIKNRISKELYLDKVTKMLDHIHRGDIYEANFCMEFYAEDTIINPLDKFLKLNEISRPPFAVFLKNNKHFLLSATPERYLKKEGELLISQPIKGTAKRFEDAIEDEEAKKLLASDPKERAENIMITDLVRNDLSRIAQKGSVTVSELCGIYSFMQVHQMISTITAKLDTQYSVTDVLRSTFPMGSMTGAPKISAMKIIEELEETKRGLYSGAVGYFTPNGDFDFNVVIRSILYNEENKYVSFSVGSAITAQSIPEKEYEECLLKAKAMQVVLS from the coding sequence TTGAGAACTTCCGTTTACAAGCAAATTTCAGAGCCAAAATTGTTTAAAGACCAGCTATTATATTGGTCACAACAGTACCGTGAAATTATTTTTTTGGATAGTAATGATTACCCGCAGGAATATTCAAATTACGATTGTATTCTAGCCGTAGATGCTTTTACTTCTATAAAAACCGACTACCATAATGCATTTGAAGACTTAAAACAATACCAGCAAATTACTAAAGATTGGCTTTTTGGTTATTTGGCTTATGATTTGAAAAATGATTTAGAAGTTTTGAATTCCAATAATTTTGACGGACTGTATTTTCCTGATTTATTTTTCTTTCAACCCAAAAAAATATTATTATTAAAAGGGAACCAACTCGAAATTCAGTATCTCAATATGTGTGATGATGAATTAGAAGAGGATTTTGAGGATATTCTAAAGCAAAAAACAAATTCTGACTTTCAACAATCTTCCATTGCTATAAAGAATAGAATTTCAAAGGAGCTTTATCTTGATAAAGTGACTAAAATGCTAGATCACATTCATCGTGGGGATATTTATGAGGCAAATTTTTGTATGGAATTTTATGCCGAGGATACAATCATCAATCCATTGGATAAGTTTCTTAAGCTCAATGAAATTTCAAGACCTCCTTTTGCAGTATTTTTAAAAAATAATAAACATTTTTTACTTTCTGCAACACCGGAGCGTTATCTAAAAAAAGAAGGTGAATTATTGATTTCACAACCTATTAAAGGAACTGCAAAACGATTTGAGGATGCAATTGAAGATGAAGAAGCTAAGAAATTATTGGCTTCAGACCCAAAAGAACGTGCCGAAAACATAATGATTACTGATTTAGTCAGGAATGACTTGTCCCGTATTGCACAAAAAGGGTCGGTTACAGTATCTGAGCTATGCGGAATTTATTCTTTTATGCAGGTGCATCAAATGATTTCTACCATAACAGCAAAATTAGATACCCAATATTCAGTTACAGATGTTTTAAGATCCACTTTTCCAATGGGAAGTATGACCGGTGCTCCTAAAATATCGGCAATGAAAATCATTGAAGAACTGGAAGAAACAAAACGTGGCTTGTACAGTGGGGCAGTGGGCTACTTTACTCCTAATGGTGATTTTGATTTTAATGTCGTTATCCGTAGTATATTGTATAATGAAGAGAATAAGTATGTTTCGTTTTCAGTAGGAAGTGCCATAACGGCTCAATCTATTCCTGAAAAGGAATATGAAGAATGTTTGCTTAAAGCAAAAGCAATGCAAGTCGTTTTGAGTTAA